TAAATCAGGTGAAAAACCAGCAACAAAATAATACGCAATGCATGAAAAAACACCATACCAAGGGTTTATTACCTTGGTGCGGTGTTTTTGTATACTACTCATTATTTAAAACGATCTAAATTTTCGACGCTTGAAACATGATAACCTTTCTTTTCTAAGCGTTTAATAAGTTTGTCTAATTGTTCGCTATCTTCTTGCAAGGGAAGCGTGAAGAGAACAGTTAAGGGTTTAAGGTCAGATTGAATGGTAAGTAGTGATTCAATATTTGAATAGCGTGTGATGATTTTAGAAATTTTGCTCAAATCCCCTTGAGTGTTATGCGTTGAAATAGCTATGGCAACACCCCCAGAACGGACTGACCAACTTTGTGACAATAAGTCCATTAAAGCATCATGCGTAAAAATACCATAAAACTGATGATTTTCATCTAAGACAGCAATAAATGGTAAATCTCTAATCGCAAAAAAAACTTCATAAAATTTACTATTCGTGTAAATAAATTTTGTTGAGTTGCGCATAATGGCTGTTGCAGGAAGGTTCATATTTCCGTTTTTTGCAACGTGTTCAAAAACGTGTTGTTTATAGACATTACCACGAAAAAGCTTGCCTGATTCGTCAAGAATAGGCATGGTGCGTGTGTGTGCGTTTTCTGGGTCATTAAAAATATCGTACACTTCTTGAATTGTTGCATTTTCGGTTACGGTTGTTAACTCCGATTTAGGGATTACCAAAGATTTTTGAAACATTATCCTGTCCTAATCTAATTTTTTTATCATTAAATAGCCATACAATATGATAACACAAAATTGTAGTGTGTGCGTGGTATACTGGAGGTTAGATTATTTTAGAATGCTTTATGAGGAATAGAAACGTGAAATTTATATTTGGACTTGGAAATATTGGTGCAGAATATGACCAAACACGCCACAACATTGGCTTTATGGCTGTTGATGCTTTTGCGACAGCGAATCATATGTCATTTTCTCCAAGTAAGCAATTTGCTTTGGTTGCTAAGACAATCATAGGCGGAGAATCAGTCATGCTGGTTAAGCCAACAACATACATGAACGATTCTGGTAAAGCCGTTCGAGCCATTCTGGACTATTACGACGGAGATATTGATGATGTATTAGTATTGGTGGATGATATGGACCTACCATTTGGTAAAATGCGTTTTCGTGCGAAAGGATCGGCGGGTGGTCATAATGGCTTAAAAAGCATCATGACGCATACTGGTTCCCAGACATTTCTGCGTTTGAAATTTGGACTAGGGCATCCTGTTCATGAGCAAAATGTAGTTGTTAATTATGTTTTAGGAAAATTTACTGCAACAGAAAAGCCAGACATAGACGCAATGTTGGACCGCAGTACGCAAGCAATAGCGGATTGGATTCAAGGTGCCACAGCACCTGAACTAAGTAATCGATATAATGGATAAATGACATTAATAGACTTTTTAAGTGACACAGTAACAATTAAAAAACTTAACGAACAGGCAACTGAGGGCTCAGCACAGTTGCTTTTAGGTGTGAATGGAACCGCCCGTGCGGCTAGTATTGCTGCCTTATACCGTAAAAATCCGCGACCAATGTTGGTTATATCTGACACGCAAGTGCACGCTGATCAATTTTTTGATGACCTGTCATCTTTGCTTGAAGATCTGGTCTATAACTTTCCAGCGGAAGAGTCTATTGCCACAGAAATGGCAATTAGTTCCTCTGAATTACGACTACAACGCATACAAACATTACTTGCCCTAAAAACAGAAAAACCTATTATTGTGGTTACAAGTTTGGCAGGTGTAGAACGTTTGGTACCTAAAAAGCAGTCACTGGAACAAGCACATTTACATGTTAAAGTTGGGGATGCTTACAATTTAAATGTCATCAAAAACACTTTAATGATGATGGGATATACGCCGACTAAATTAGTTCAAACACCAGGTGAATTCGCACATCGAGGATCAATTGTTGATGTTTATCCGATTACCTTTGATGATCCTATTCGACTTGACTTCTTTGATGACGAATTGGACCAATTAAAGAGCTTTGATGTTGCGACTCAAAAAAGTACCACTAGTTTTGACGAAATCAATATTGACCCGGCGACAGATTTTATCGTATCAGAGGATCAGTATGACCAAGCCAAGTTAGCGCTTGAAACCACTTTTAGCGAGTACCGTACCAATTTAAGCGGAATTGATAAAAAGCATGCCACGGATGGGTTTGCTCCTACACAGTATATGTTGAACGAACGAGAAAGAGGTAGTGCGTTAGTGCCATATGCTCCATTTTTCTTTAATGGCCAGACAACCCTACTTGACTATTTTCCAACTGATTCGTTAATAATCCTTGATGAATACACACGGTTAATGGAAACGCGACTTCAGCAAATGACACGTGATCAGGAATGGATTGAGCAGCAAATTGAAGCGTATCAGTTATTACCAAAACAAACTTGGCGAACTGAAATCACAGATTTATTAGCAAGTAATCAACGTCCGATAATTTATTTAGCTAATTTTCAACGTGGACTCAACCGAATTAAGTTTACCAATGTTGAAGAAGTGACAACGCGCCCAGCAAATCAGTATTATGGACAAATTCCTGCCTTGAAAAACGATTTAATATATGCGCAGGAATCTGGTATTACGATGGTGTTATTAATTCCTGACGCTAAACGACGGGTTAATTTTTCTCGTAGTTTGTCTGAATTAGAAATGCCGGTCCCTGAGACGCGAGATGTAGTGAAAAACCAAGTACAAATTATGCCAGGTGAGCTATCAGCTGGATTTGAATGGCCAAAATTACATTTGACCGTACTAACTACACATGAACTATTTACACAAGCAAAGCATTCCGCACCGCGAACCCGCAAAATTGCTAACTCAGAGCGTTTGAAATCTTATAACGAATTAAATGTGGGTGATTATGTTGTTCATATTAATCATGGTATTGGTCGTTACGAAGGTTTGCAAACCATTGAAGCTGACGGTGGAAAACAGGATTATCTAACAATTGCTTATCAGCAAAATGCGAAAATATTTATTCCTGTCACACAACTTAATCTTATTCAGAAATATGTTGGTGCATCTGATGTTGCTAAGAAACCTAAGTTAAACAAATTAGGTGGTAGTGAGTGGGCTAAAACCAAAAGACAAGTTGCGGCGAAAATTGAAGATATTGCTGATGATTTATTAGAATTATACGCAAAACGCGAAGCTCAGCAAGGGTATGTTTTTCCACCGGATGATCATGCTCAAATTAAGTTTGATGATTCTTTTGGTTATCCAGAAACACCTGATCAAATTCGCAGTATTGAAGAAATTAAAGTTGATATGCAAAAACTGCGGCCAATGGATCGGTTACTTGTGGGAGACGTTGGCTTTGGAAAAACCGAGGTTGCCTTACGTGCTGTTTTTAAAGCTGCTCATGCCGGTAAACAAGTCGCCTTTCTAGCGCCAACTACGATTTTAGTTCAACAACATTATGAAACAATGTTGGCTAGATTTAGTGATTTTCCAGAAATTAAAATTGGCGTATTAAGTCGTTTTCAAACACCAACCCAGAACAAAATGATCATTGAGCAGCTTCAAAATCACGAAATCGATGTAGTTGTTGGTACGCATCGTTTGTTGAGCAAAGATGTGGACTTTGCAGATCTTGGGTTACTAATCATTGATGAGGAGCAGCGGTTTGGTGTTAAACATAAAGAAAGACTAAAACAGTTACGAACAAGTGTTGATGTCCTAACATTGACTGCGACGCCAATTCCACGTACGCTTAATATGGCCATGGTGGGCGCCCGCGATTTATCTGTTATTGAAACACCACCTGCAAACCGATATCCAATTCAAACTTATGTTTTGGCAATGGATTGGAAAATAGTTCGTGATGCGATTGAAAAAGAAATTGCACGTAACGGTCAAGTTTTTTATCTACACAATCGCGTTGCTGACTTAGACCGTATTGTTAGTCAAATAGAAGAATTAATTCCTTCGGCGCGTGTAGCTGCAATTCATGGGCAGATGTCAGAAACACAGCTTGAAAGTATTCTGTATGACTTTTTGAATGGACAATATGATGTTTTAGTAACAACTACAATTATTGAAACGGGTGTTGACATCCCTAATGCAAATACTTTAATTGTCGAAAATGCTGATCATATGGGGTTGGCACAGCTTTATCAATTGCGTGGTCGTGTTGGGCGTTCGACACGCTTAGCATATGCATATTTTACTTATCCATTTACACGTACACCTTCAGAAGAGGCCGAGAAAAGACTTGAGGCCATACGTGATTTCACGGAACTGGGATCAGGTTTCAGAATAGCTATGCGTGATTTAAGTATTCGTGGTGCAGGTGATTTGCTCGGCAAACAACAACACGGATTTATTGATTCAGTGGGTTATGACATGTATACTCAAATGTTGAAAGATACTGTGGCACAAAAACAGGGGAAACAAGTTACGACGACCCAACCAGAAACGGATGCAGAATTAATTTTAGGTGTACTAGCTTATTTGCCAGATGAGTACGTTAGTGATAATGCACAAAAAATTGAATTATATTCTCGCATCCGTCAGGCTAGAACGGATGCAGAATTTGAAGACATTGAGTCTGATATGCTTGACCGCTTTGGTGAAATGCCAGATGAGGTAGCTCGATTATTGCTCGTAGGTCAAATTAAGCAGTTAGCTGATCAGTCACAAATTACGAATATACGACGTCAAAGAAAACAATTAATTATGACATTTAATGAAACAGCTACGAAAAACTTAGCCGGAGAAGCCATATTTGAGACAATGGTTGATGTGCCGTTAAAAGCAGCTGTGCGAACAGAAGAAGGTAATTTACAAGTGATCTTCACTGTGAACGATGTCGCAGAAAGTAGTATCTGGCTCAATATTTTACGGAACTTTTTGTTAGTGATTATTGATAAATTATCAGCAAAAACATTAAATGAACTTCATCATTAAATATAGGAGAAGAAATGCGTTTAGATAAATATCTTAAAATTTCGCGGTTAATTAAGCGTCGGACGGTCGCCAAAGAGATTGCTGACCAAGGACGAATCTCAATTAACGGTAAAGTTGCTAAATCATCATCAGATGTGTCCACAAATGATGAATTAGAAGTACGTTTTGGAAACAAAACGCTGACAGTTAAAGTACTCAAAATTGTTGAAACAACCAAAAAAGAAGAATCTGCTGACATGTATGAAGTTATTAGTGAGAAATTTCAGCAAGATTTTCGTAAAATTGGTGACGAATAACAGCCAAAATGTTTAAGTTAGTTTAAATATTGTTGTAAAATGATAAAGAACGTGACAAAATTACAATAGGTAGAATTCACTATGGCGGGTAATTTTAAAAGAAGACAATCAAATATTACACCGTTAAACCCAGCGATAGCACGTGAAATTAAAAAATCAGAACGTGCTAACTTGGAAGCGGCAAAACATTATCGCAAGGCGCACGCGCGACGGGAGAAAAAAATTCTTCTTTTTGGCGGGTTGATAGCGATGATTTTTGTTGTGCAACTCTTGATAGGCCAAGTGAAGCTGCATGCGGCTAATCAAGAACTAACGAATACGCAAGATCGTTTGGAAAAAGTTCAAAAGACCAATACTGATTTAACTGCTGATACAAAACGTTTAAAAGATGCAACGTACTTACAGCAACTACTACGAGACAAATATGGTTATTCAAAGCAAGGAGAACTTGTTTATAATTTACCATCCGATAATAATTAAGGAAGCGCCCTAGGGGTGCCTTTTTCGTATATGACAGAAAAAATTTTGCAAACTATACAACAGTATAATTGGCCAGAGACAGTTATCGTTGCAGTTTCTGGTGGCGTTGACTCCGTAGTTCTAGTTCATGCGTTGTCAAAAACTAAGGCCAACCTTGTTATTGCACACGTGAATTACAGGTTACGTGAGGAAAGTGATGATGATGCTGCATTCGTTCGGGAGCTTGCGACTCAAACTGGTGCTATATTTGAAGAACAGGTCTGGCAACATATTCCTGACCATGCAGTGGAAAAAGCTGCTCGTCAATTTCGTTATGATTTTTTTGAGGATTTAGCTCAAAAGTATCATACAAGCACAATCGCTGTTGCCCATCACGCAGACGATCAAGCAGAAACAGTTCTTCTTAAGATGATACGCGGAGGGCAACTGCAACAAATGGGTGGCATGCAAACAAAGAATCATAAAGTGATTAGACCATTTTTGTCGATAACTAAGCAAGAACTAATTACTTATGCACAGGATAATCAGTTGGGGTGGCGCCAAGATAAAACGAACTTTGACGTTAATTATACGCCGAGAAATTTATTGCGTAACGATGTTTTACCAAAATTGACAACTATTAATCAACGAGCCGTCAGACATATTAATGATATGGCCGCACAAATTGTACAACAACAGCAGTTAATTGATAATCAGGCTAAAATATACGCTAAGAATATTCAAGACTGGCAGAAAATTCCTACACTTTGGCAGCTACCAACACTGAAATATTGGCTCCAAGAAAATAATCTATTTAACATTAAAGAAAATCAATTGCAACAAATGATTCAATTGCTGAGCAATACCCATAAACCGAACGGAAAAATTGCTCTGGCAGATAATTTTGAGTTCATAAAAAACTATCAAAAAATTAGTATACAAAAACAACAAAATATGGCACAAGTTTTGACGCCAGTTATGTTAAAATTGAATCAATGGCATTCTTTTGCAAAAACAACGTTCATATGGACTGATAATGTCCCTATGAACGGCCAATCATTTATCAAGTTTCAGCTTACTCGTTCATTAGCATACCTAAGCTTGCGCCCAGCAAAAGCGAGTGATAAAATTGCTCTCATAAACGGCCATAAAAATTTACGACGTTTAGCGATTGATGAGAAACTAACGCCGCAAGAACGTACAATGATGTGGGTTCTTGCGACAGCCGATGATGAAGTAATTGCAGTGCATTTACGCAGTAATCAGTGGCGTGTAAATGCGGATTTTGCTGTTAAAGAAAATACACAGCCATATTGGCTCGTATGTCAAATTGAGGAAACCTAAGTGGATAACGATATACAGGAAGTGTTGTATGACCAAGAAAGTATTCAAAAAGCGGCAGAGCGTTTGGGGAAACAAATTACCCAAGATTATGCGGGTTCAACGCCTTTGTTTTTATCAGTTCTGAAAGGCGCCTACCTTTGGACAGCTGATTTACTGCGAGAAGTAGATTTATACGCTGAACTAGAATTTATCAAAATCTCTAGTTATCATGGTGGTGTCTCAAGTTCTGATGAAATAACGCTCGTAACAGACGTTCGCTCAGATGTTCGAGGACGAGATGTTATTATTTTAGAAGACATTGTCGATACTGGCCAGTCATTACTTTTTTTGAAAGAATTACTTGCGAAACGTGGTGCAAAATCAATTAAAGTAGCGACCTTACTTGATAAGATTGAAGGTCGAAAAGTCGAAGTTGATGCTGACTATGCAGGATTCAATGTTCGTAATGAATTCGTGGTTGGTTACGGTCTTGACTATGAAGAGCACTACCGCAATTTACCTTATGTCGGTATTTTGAAAAAAGAAGTATACACTAAATAAACTTCGAACAAGAATTGAGGAAATACAATGAACAATAATAAAGGTGGCTTCTTACGAAGCAGTGTATTCTATATTTTCATATTTCTTGCTGTTGTAGGAATGGTTTATGGCTTGTTTGGTAACGATAAGACAACCACGAAAACTATTACATCAAGTGAATTTATTAAAGCACTGAATGATAAAGAGTTGAAGTCAGTTACAGTACAGCCTGGTAACAGCATCTATAATGTTACTGGAACGTATAAGAAGGCACAAACAGCATCCAAGGATAAAGGGCTTAGTTTATTCCAACCTACACAAAAGGTAACTAAGTTTACGTCAACTTTGCTACCCAATGATGCGTCGTTAAAGTCAGTCACAGACGCTGCTACAAAGACAAAAACAGAATTAGTGACTAAACAAGCTGAAAATTCTGGATTTTGGTTAAACTTGTTAGTTTCCTTAGTACCCGTTTTGTTGATTGTTGCGGTATTTTATCTGATGATGAACCAAGCTGGCGGCGGAAAAGGTGGACAAGGTGGTATGATGAGCTTTGGTAAATCCAAAGCCAAGCCTTCAGATCCTAAGGATAATAAAGTACGTTTTGCTGATGTTGCTGGTGCCGAAGAAGAAAAGCAAGAACTGGTTGAAGTTGTTGAATTCCTAAAAGCACCAAAGAAGTTTGTGAACTTAGGAGCCCGCATACCAAAGGGTGTATTGCTAGAGGGCCCTCCCGGAACAGGTAAAACACTTTTGGCCAAAGCCGTTGCTGGTGAAGCTAGCGTACCATTTTTCTCAATGTCAGGATCAGATTTCGTAGAAATGTTCGTTGGTGTTGGTGCATCCCGTGTTCGTGACTTATTTGAAAATGCTAAGAAATCTGCGCCAGCCATTATCTTCATTGATGAGATTGATGCAGTTGGGCGTCGTAGAGGAACAGGCATGGGCGGTGGTAATGATGAGCGTGAGCAGACCTTGAACCAAATTTTGATAGAAATGGACGGTTTCGAAGGTTCTGAAGGTGTTATTATTTTAGCATCTACCAACCGTTCTGATGTCTTAGATCCAGCGTTGCTTCGTTCAGGTCGTTTCGATCGTAAGATTTTAGTTGGAGCGCCGGATGTTAAAGGTCGTGAAGCAATTTTAAACGTTCATGCAAAGAACAAGCCATTGGCAGACAACGTCGATTTGAAAGCTATTGCCCAGCAAACTCCTGGGTATGTTGGAGCAGATTTGGAAAACTTGTTAAACGAAGCTGCATTACTTGCTGCCCGTCGAAACAAGTCCAAGGTTGATGCTGCAGATATTGATGAAGCTGAAGATCGTATTTTCCAAGGTCCAGCCAAAACAAACCATAACATGTCTGAATCAGAGCGTCGTACAACTGCCTATCATGAAGCTGGTCATGCGTTAGTAGGATTAGTTCGTTCAGAAGCTTCAGTCGTTCGAAAAGTTACTATTGTTCCGCGTGGTCGTATTGGTGGTTATGCCTTAATGACGCCTAAGAATGATCGATATAACTTGAAATATTCGGAGGCTAAGGAACAATTGGCTGGTTTGATGGGCGGTCGTGCCTCAGAAATATTTATGTTTAATGAAGCTAGCTCAGGCGCGTCAAACGATTTCCAACAAGCAACTGGTTTGGCTCGTCAAATGGTTACGGCTTTCGGAATGTCTGATAAGTTAGGCATGGTTCAACTTGAAGGTAATGCTAGTGTTGGCTATGCTGATCAAGCTGGTAATCGTGCATACTCTGAAGAAACAGCCCGTTTGATTGACGAGGAAGTACGTCGTTTGGCACGTGAAGCGTTTGATGATGCTATGGCTATATTGCGTGACAATAAAGACAAATTGACAGCAATTGCTGAGGCTCTACTTGAAGTTGAAACATTAGACGAAAAGCAAATCAAGGATATTTATCTAACAGGAACCTTTACTCGTAAGGACATCCAAGATGATACAGAACTTGCAAAAGCAAAGTCGTTTGAAGAAGCAAAAGCTGCTGCTGATGCCAAGGATTCACAAGCTGAACAACGCTTTGAAAAACAAGATGAAGAAAAGTCATCTGACGATCACTCAGAGTCACAAAATGAGGATACTGATTCAACAGAAAAGTCAGAAACAGATGACAATAATACAGAAAATAAGTAAAATAGAAGTTGACGGTGACGTCGACTTTTTATTTTGTCATGTGTTTAGCAAATACAAAAGCAATAAACTGTTAAATATAAAAACAATAAATTAAACATAGGGAAAATTATGGCAGATCAATTTATCAAAGCAATTACCAAAAACAAGTATTTTCGTACTTTTGCCGTAAATGGGACCAACCTCGTCCATCAGGCAGCGCAAGTACACGAAACATCGCGTATGGCTGCTGTTGTTCTTGGGCGCGGTTTGTTGGCTACAACCTTGACAGCTCAGGCTGTTTTGAAAGGTGAAGAAACCTTATCAACAAAAATTAATGGACGCGGACCAATTGGCAATGTTGTAGTAGAATCTGATGCTAAAGGAAGTGTGCGTGGCTACGTAACTAATCCTAACCTTGAGACACTAATAAATGAAGCAGGACAGCTTGATGTAGCTAAAGCCGTTGGAAAAAATGGCTTTCTACAGGTTACAAAGTTTGCTCCCTATTCTGATCCTTACATAGGTCAGAGTCAATTGGTTAGCGGAGAAATTGGGGATGATTTTACATATTATTTAGCACAATCAGAGCAAACACCTTCAGTTATAGGTGTTTCCGTTTATATGAACAGTGATGATACGGTTGCTGGAGCAGGTGGCTTTCTTGTTCAAGCGCTACCTGATGCTACTGATGAAGCAATTGATCAACTGGAGGGAGCTCTAAAAAATATGAGACCACTTTCTGAAATGATTCAAGAAGGCTACACACCATTAGAAGTGCTTGAAGAGATTTTTGGGAGAGGTGAAGTTGAGATTCTTCAAACAGCTGGCATCGGTTTGGCCGCAGAGCCATCCAAAGATGCTTATGCTAAAATGTTGCTCACACTTCCAGCATCTGAAATTCAGGCGATGATCAAAGAAGACCATGGCGCTGAAATTGTGGGAAAGTTCTCCGGAAAGCGTTACTTTTTCACAGAGGAACAATTATCCGAAATTTTGAAACAGATTGAAAAAAATAACGAGTAACTTTGAGATTATTGTTTTTTTTTGGTATGATATTTAGTTAGTAGGCGTGTAGTTAGAAAACGCGCAATAGGGAAGGATTTTATACAAATGGCTGAAGAAAAAGCCCTTAATGATCAAATGCTAGCGCGTCGACAAAAGTTGGCAACAATCGTTAGTGATTTACACTTAGACCCATTCGGTAAGCGATTTGAACGTACAGCAAAAGCGCAAGAACTGCATGATCTATATGATGCCAGCTCTTTAGAAGAGTTAGAGAATGCAAAACATGAAGTTGTTATTGCAGGTCGCATGGTTGCAAAGCGTGGTGCAGGTAAAGTTATTTTCGCTGATTTTCGTGATGTTTCTGGAAAAATTCAAGTTTATGCAAGACGTGATGATTTAGCAGATAATTATCCGATTATTAAAAGAGCAGATTTGGGTGACTTCCTTGGAATCAAGGGAATTATGATGAAGACTGAAGCTGGTGAATTAACAGTTTTGGCTACGGAATTAACACATTTATCTAAGGCTCTGCGTCCGATGCCTGATAAATTCCATGGTATTTCGGATGTCGAAACGCGTTACCGCAAGCGTTATTTGGATTTAATTGCGAACGAAGAATCTTTTAAGAAATTTCAAAAGCGTTCACATATTATTTCGGCTATTCGTGCCTATATGGATAGAAATGATTTTCTTGAAGTTGAAACACCAATATTGCAAACAGAGGCAGGTGGTGCTGCGGCTCGTCCATTTATCACCCATCACAATGCTTTGAATATTGATATGTACATGCGTATCGCGACAGAATTGTACTTAAAGCGTTTGGTTGTCGGTGGTATGGAGCGTGTTTATGAAATTGGACGCATTTTCCGTAATGAAGGTATGGATCCCAAACATAATCCAGAGTTCACAACGATGGAGTCTTATGCAGCT
The Leuconostoc suionicum genome window above contains:
- the cbpA gene encoding cyclic di-AMP binding protein CbpA, with product MFQKSLVIPKSELTTVTENATIQEVYDIFNDPENAHTRTMPILDESGKLFRGNVYKQHVFEHVAKNGNMNLPATAIMRNSTKFIYTNSKFYEVFFAIRDLPFIAVLDENHQFYGIFTHDALMDLLSQSWSVRSGGVAIAISTHNTQGDLSKISKIITRYSNIESLLTIQSDLKPLTVLFTLPLQEDSEQLDKLIKRLEKKGYHVSSVENLDRFK
- the pth gene encoding aminoacyl-tRNA hydrolase, encoding MKFIFGLGNIGAEYDQTRHNIGFMAVDAFATANHMSFSPSKQFALVAKTIIGGESVMLVKPTTYMNDSGKAVRAILDYYDGDIDDVLVLVDDMDLPFGKMRFRAKGSAGGHNGLKSIMTHTGSQTFLRLKFGLGHPVHEQNVVVNYVLGKFTATEKPDIDAMLDRSTQAIADWIQGATAPELSNRYNG
- the mfd gene encoding transcription-repair coupling factor, giving the protein MTLIDFLSDTVTIKKLNEQATEGSAQLLLGVNGTARAASIAALYRKNPRPMLVISDTQVHADQFFDDLSSLLEDLVYNFPAEESIATEMAISSSELRLQRIQTLLALKTEKPIIVVTSLAGVERLVPKKQSLEQAHLHVKVGDAYNLNVIKNTLMMMGYTPTKLVQTPGEFAHRGSIVDVYPITFDDPIRLDFFDDELDQLKSFDVATQKSTTSFDEINIDPATDFIVSEDQYDQAKLALETTFSEYRTNLSGIDKKHATDGFAPTQYMLNERERGSALVPYAPFFFNGQTTLLDYFPTDSLIILDEYTRLMETRLQQMTRDQEWIEQQIEAYQLLPKQTWRTEITDLLASNQRPIIYLANFQRGLNRIKFTNVEEVTTRPANQYYGQIPALKNDLIYAQESGITMVLLIPDAKRRVNFSRSLSELEMPVPETRDVVKNQVQIMPGELSAGFEWPKLHLTVLTTHELFTQAKHSAPRTRKIANSERLKSYNELNVGDYVVHINHGIGRYEGLQTIEADGGKQDYLTIAYQQNAKIFIPVTQLNLIQKYVGASDVAKKPKLNKLGGSEWAKTKRQVAAKIEDIADDLLELYAKREAQQGYVFPPDDHAQIKFDDSFGYPETPDQIRSIEEIKVDMQKLRPMDRLLVGDVGFGKTEVALRAVFKAAHAGKQVAFLAPTTILVQQHYETMLARFSDFPEIKIGVLSRFQTPTQNKMIIEQLQNHEIDVVVGTHRLLSKDVDFADLGLLIIDEEQRFGVKHKERLKQLRTSVDVLTLTATPIPRTLNMAMVGARDLSVIETPPANRYPIQTYVLAMDWKIVRDAIEKEIARNGQVFYLHNRVADLDRIVSQIEELIPSARVAAIHGQMSETQLESILYDFLNGQYDVLVTTTIIETGVDIPNANTLIVENADHMGLAQLYQLRGRVGRSTRLAYAYFTYPFTRTPSEEAEKRLEAIRDFTELGSGFRIAMRDLSIRGAGDLLGKQQHGFIDSVGYDMYTQMLKDTVAQKQGKQVTTTQPETDAELILGVLAYLPDEYVSDNAQKIELYSRIRQARTDAEFEDIESDMLDRFGEMPDEVARLLLVGQIKQLADQSQITNIRRQRKQLIMTFNETATKNLAGEAIFETMVDVPLKAAVRTEEGNLQVIFTVNDVAESSIWLNILRNFLLVIIDKLSAKTLNELHH
- a CDS encoding RNA-binding S4 domain-containing protein, which encodes MRLDKYLKISRLIKRRTVAKEIADQGRISINGKVAKSSSDVSTNDELEVRFGNKTLTVKVLKIVETTKKEESADMYEVISEKFQQDFRKIGDE
- a CDS encoding FtsB family cell division protein, whose protein sequence is MAGNFKRRQSNITPLNPAIAREIKKSERANLEAAKHYRKAHARREKKILLFGGLIAMIFVVQLLIGQVKLHAANQELTNTQDRLEKVQKTNTDLTADTKRLKDATYLQQLLRDKYGYSKQGELVYNLPSDNN
- the tilS gene encoding tRNA lysidine(34) synthetase TilS, coding for MTEKILQTIQQYNWPETVIVAVSGGVDSVVLVHALSKTKANLVIAHVNYRLREESDDDAAFVRELATQTGAIFEEQVWQHIPDHAVEKAARQFRYDFFEDLAQKYHTSTIAVAHHADDQAETVLLKMIRGGQLQQMGGMQTKNHKVIRPFLSITKQELITYAQDNQLGWRQDKTNFDVNYTPRNLLRNDVLPKLTTINQRAVRHINDMAAQIVQQQQLIDNQAKIYAKNIQDWQKIPTLWQLPTLKYWLQENNLFNIKENQLQQMIQLLSNTHKPNGKIALADNFEFIKNYQKISIQKQQNMAQVLTPVMLKLNQWHSFAKTTFIWTDNVPMNGQSFIKFQLTRSLAYLSLRPAKASDKIALINGHKNLRRLAIDEKLTPQERTMMWVLATADDEVIAVHLRSNQWRVNADFAVKENTQPYWLVCQIEET
- the hpt gene encoding hypoxanthine phosphoribosyltransferase — encoded protein: MDNDIQEVLYDQESIQKAAERLGKQITQDYAGSTPLFLSVLKGAYLWTADLLREVDLYAELEFIKISSYHGGVSSSDEITLVTDVRSDVRGRDVIILEDIVDTGQSLLFLKELLAKRGAKSIKVATLLDKIEGRKVEVDADYAGFNVRNEFVVGYGLDYEEHYRNLPYVGILKKEVYTK
- the ftsH gene encoding ATP-dependent zinc metalloprotease FtsH, coding for MNNNKGGFLRSSVFYIFIFLAVVGMVYGLFGNDKTTTKTITSSEFIKALNDKELKSVTVQPGNSIYNVTGTYKKAQTASKDKGLSLFQPTQKVTKFTSTLLPNDASLKSVTDAATKTKTELVTKQAENSGFWLNLLVSLVPVLLIVAVFYLMMNQAGGGKGGQGGMMSFGKSKAKPSDPKDNKVRFADVAGAEEEKQELVEVVEFLKAPKKFVNLGARIPKGVLLEGPPGTGKTLLAKAVAGEASVPFFSMSGSDFVEMFVGVGASRVRDLFENAKKSAPAIIFIDEIDAVGRRRGTGMGGGNDEREQTLNQILIEMDGFEGSEGVIILASTNRSDVLDPALLRSGRFDRKILVGAPDVKGREAILNVHAKNKPLADNVDLKAIAQQTPGYVGADLENLLNEAALLAARRNKSKVDAADIDEAEDRIFQGPAKTNHNMSESERRTTAYHEAGHALVGLVRSEASVVRKVTIVPRGRIGGYALMTPKNDRYNLKYSEAKEQLAGLMGGRASEIFMFNEASSGASNDFQQATGLARQMVTAFGMSDKLGMVQLEGNASVGYADQAGNRAYSEETARLIDEEVRRLAREAFDDAMAILRDNKDKLTAIAEALLEVETLDEKQIKDIYLTGTFTRKDIQDDTELAKAKSFEEAKAAADAKDSQAEQRFEKQDEEKSSDDHSESQNEDTDSTEKSETDDNNTENK
- the hslO gene encoding Hsp33 family molecular chaperone HslO, translating into MADQFIKAITKNKYFRTFAVNGTNLVHQAAQVHETSRMAAVVLGRGLLATTLTAQAVLKGEETLSTKINGRGPIGNVVVESDAKGSVRGYVTNPNLETLINEAGQLDVAKAVGKNGFLQVTKFAPYSDPYIGQSQLVSGEIGDDFTYYLAQSEQTPSVIGVSVYMNSDDTVAGAGGFLVQALPDATDEAIDQLEGALKNMRPLSEMIQEGYTPLEVLEEIFGRGEVEILQTAGIGLAAEPSKDAYAKMLLTLPASEIQAMIKEDHGAEIVGKFSGKRYFFTEEQLSEILKQIEKNNE